In Candidatus Babeliales bacterium, the genomic window CACCAACTTCATATGGCGGAAGTTCAGCATGTAACTCTTTTTTAATATATAAAACACCAATTCCCGTTGGTCCTAATATCTTGTGTCCTGAAAAAACTAGAAAATCACAACCCAACTGATGCACATCAATTTTTTGATGTGGTACCGATTGTGCAGCATCAATAAGTACGCATGCGCCAACCGCTTGTGCACGTGCGATGATAGTTGCAATATCAACATGTGTGCCGACAGCATTAGATACATGAATCACAGAAACCATCTTTGTTTTGTTCGTGATAATGGAATCTAACTGCGAAAGATCAAGCGATCCATCAGGAAAAATAGGAATAAATTTGAGTACTGCACCTTTTTTTTGTGCGAGACGTTGCCATGGCAATAAATTTGCGTGATGTTCAAGTTCTGTCATAACAATTTCATCACCTGCTTTTATATGCATATCTCCCCATGTTGCAACGACAAAGTTAATGCCCGCAGTACATCCGCGAGTAAAAACAATTTCTGATGCATGTGCACCAATAAAATCTGCGACTTTTTTACGTGCATTTTCATACAATTGCGTAGCTTGCTCTGCAAAAAGATGAATACCACGATAAATATTGGCATTTGTGGTTGTATAAAATTGCACAACAGCATCAATAACTGATTGGGGTTTATGCGTGGTTGAGGCATTATCACAAGGAACTAAAGGATATCCATTAATTTTTTGTGATAAAATAGGAAAATCAGCTCGTAATTTTTTAAAATTATTACTCATAATCTATCCTTAACTGTTCACTCCCTTTGTACCCCGCATACTTCGATACACCCCTTCGGGGCACTCAGGACGAGCGGGGGAGGACAAATCAACTCCATATAAAAATTCCAATTCTAGGTCCGCTCGCCCTGAGTTTTTTTGCTTGCAAAAAAGTATCGAAGGGTACGGATATTTCACCCAATTATCTCTGAAAGTTTCTCTCTCAACTCATCACTCACAAACAAATCCGCAAAAAAAGCATTCAACAAAAGTTGCTGCGCTGTTTTTTCATCAATACCACGTGACGCAGCATAAAACAACTGTTCATCATCAAACCTACCAATTGCGCTTGCGTGGAAACATTTAACATCATTGGTTAAAACTTCTAAGTTTGGCACTGATAATGCACGAGCATTATTACTCAATAACATATTTTTATTTTCTTGTGATGCATTAGTCCCACACGCTTTTTTATCGACACGGATTGTTCCATGGTACTGTGCCTGCGCACTACCATACAACGCTCCCCTCATTACCAATACACTTGATGTATGGGGAACTTGATGATGTTGAAAGCTTGTGATTTGTATTCTATGCGAAGCGCTCCCAATATATGCGCCAACAATACGCGCATCTGCACCTTCTCCTTGCAATATGCAATCAATATTCACATGAACATCAGCGTGTACAACAAGAATTTCAACAACAAGTGCTGCATTACGTTCCACACAAAAGCGAATGTGCTTATCACGCATAGCGCTGCCTTCATCAATCAAAAAAACATATTTTTTG contains:
- a CDS encoding aminotransferase class V-fold PLP-dependent enzyme encodes the protein MSNNFKKLRADFPILSQKINGYPLVPCDNASTTHKPQSVIDAVVQFYTTTNANIYRGIHLFAEQATQLYENARKKVADFIGAHASEIVFTRGCTAGINFVVATWGDMHIKAGDEIVMTELEHHANLLPWQRLAQKKGAVLKFIPIFPDGSLDLSQLDSIITNKTKMVSVIHVSNAVGTHVDIATIIARAQAVGACVLIDAAQSVPHQKIDVHQLGCDFLVFSGHKILGPTGIGVLYIKKELHAELPPYEVG
- a CDS encoding SufD family Fe-S cluster assembly protein, with amino-acid sequence MVCEYIVGENQHKKYVFLIDEGSAMRDKHIRFCVERNAALVVEILVVHADVHVNIDCILQGEGADARIVGAYIGSASHRIQITSFQHHQVPHTSSVLVMRGALYGSAQAQYHGTIRVDKKACGTNASQENKNMLLSNNARALSVPNLEVLTNDVKCFHASAIGRFDDEQLFYAASRGIDEKTAQQLLLNAFFADLFVSDELREKLSEIIG